From Synoicihabitans lomoniglobus, the proteins below share one genomic window:
- a CDS encoding sulfatase, giving the protein MFKVRPFFGLLLTCLALGGVGSSIAAGTKTATKPNIVFILADDLGWRDLAIDGSPWHRTPHLDRLASQSLRFTHAYAPAPICSASRSAFLTGRSPARLNFEFVTKLPGTTVDPHALKIPPYPLNLPLSETTVGELLRDAGYRTGLYGKWHVSAHNGGYLHWSDTHGPRQQGFAEGDQEFGSHPYHYRGRNASPEPPLPAGDFGADALTDKAIGFMRRHRDEPFLLWLAHYYVHTPIDSRAHWLEQDIASRLPADADPARATYGAMVETLDELVGRVLRELDDLGLAENTLVIFTSDNGGHPQYAANGPARGSKWNTYEGGLRVPFMVRWPGRVPAGQTDDTPIIGTDLLPTLAAVADITPDAQVPLDGVNLLPLWERRGPIQRPTPLVWHFPYYHPETDFDEKLPEVGVDDFAMSRTYPQSAIRSGDYKLIHFYEADRDELYDLATDPGEQHDLSRSQPERVGDLRRQLDHYLSRVNARLPTPL; this is encoded by the coding sequence ATGTTTAAGGTCCGTCCGTTTTTTGGTCTGCTCCTGACTTGCCTCGCTCTCGGCGGGGTTGGTTCAAGCATCGCCGCCGGAACCAAGACGGCGACCAAACCCAACATCGTTTTCATTCTGGCCGACGACCTCGGTTGGCGTGACCTGGCGATCGATGGCAGTCCGTGGCATCGCACGCCGCATCTCGACCGGCTCGCATCCCAGAGTCTGCGTTTTACCCACGCCTATGCGCCGGCCCCGATTTGTTCGGCGTCCCGATCCGCATTTTTGACCGGACGCTCACCGGCTCGTCTGAACTTCGAGTTCGTGACCAAATTGCCCGGCACGACGGTCGATCCACACGCGCTGAAAATCCCTCCTTATCCGCTCAATCTGCCGTTGTCCGAAACCACCGTCGGCGAGCTCCTGCGCGATGCGGGCTACCGCACCGGTCTCTACGGCAAGTGGCACGTCAGCGCGCACAATGGAGGCTATCTCCACTGGTCCGACACCCACGGGCCCCGGCAACAGGGCTTTGCCGAAGGCGATCAGGAATTTGGCAGCCACCCCTACCACTATCGCGGGCGCAATGCATCGCCCGAGCCGCCTTTGCCCGCGGGGGATTTCGGGGCCGACGCGCTTACTGACAAGGCCATCGGTTTCATGCGCCGTCATCGTGACGAACCTTTTCTGCTGTGGTTGGCGCACTACTACGTGCACACGCCGATCGACTCTCGGGCCCACTGGCTGGAACAGGATATCGCCTCGCGCTTGCCCGCCGACGCCGACCCCGCTCGCGCCACTTACGGCGCCATGGTCGAAACCCTCGATGAACTCGTGGGTCGCGTGCTCCGGGAGCTCGACGACCTTGGCTTGGCCGAAAACACCCTCGTGATTTTCACCTCCGACAACGGCGGTCATCCGCAATACGCCGCCAATGGTCCCGCTCGCGGCAGCAAGTGGAACACCTACGAAGGGGGGCTGCGCGTGCCGTTCATGGTGCGATGGCCCGGTCGTGTGCCGGCCGGTCAAACGGACGACACTCCGATCATTGGCACCGACCTCCTGCCAACGCTCGCCGCGGTGGCCGACATCACGCCTGACGCGCAGGTGCCGCTCGACGGGGTCAACCTGCTCCCGCTCTGGGAACGTCGTGGCCCGATCCAGCGACCGACCCCGCTCGTGTGGCATTTTCCCTATTACCACCCCGAAACTGATTTTGATGAAAAACTCCCGGAAGTCGGCGTCGATGATTTTGCCATGAGCCGGACCTATCCGCAGTCGGCGATCCGATCCGGTGATTACAAGTTGATTCATTTTTACGAGGCCGATCGCGACGAACTCTACGATCTCGCGACGGACCCCGGCGAACAGCACGACCTGAGCCGGTCCCAGCCGGAACGCGTCGGCGATCTGCGCCGCCAACTCGACCATTATCTGAGCCGCGTCAACGCGCGACTGCCGACCCCGCTTTAA
- a CDS encoding LacI family DNA-binding transcriptional regulator, giving the protein MSSSGKPPITIYELATHLGVSTATVSSVLANRHVERRIAEKTAKRIREAALELGYVPNMAGRRLRSHKASTRQFDLAIFTSFEAPLPLVGQALHALQRAVDVQTTTHTRYSVAIEMFHAGRLAEKPGLLEADRYHGVMITNTLHEDDAFLAQAKLPYPVVVLGRSIAGYCCVLEAPDLVGRHAVELLLGAGGQHLTVLRGRSLTHTTSNRLAAFKHTARELTGHEPIELVSEGLQPSQGAAAIDAHLAGGGKVDGLFSVTDSLTIGAYQTLKRRGYAVPDDVAVVGVGDNELAEYFDPPLTTVAGANDAMVAEAVPLLFRYLRGEKGIPQEVLTTPPVLVRASTLRRRAGQSDRGEG; this is encoded by the coding sequence TGGCGAATCGGCATGTGGAGCGGCGCATCGCGGAAAAAACCGCCAAACGAATTCGCGAGGCGGCGTTGGAGTTGGGTTACGTGCCCAACATGGCGGGCCGAAGATTGCGTTCGCACAAAGCGTCGACCCGGCAGTTCGACCTCGCGATATTTACGTCGTTCGAAGCGCCCTTGCCGTTGGTCGGTCAAGCGCTGCACGCGTTGCAACGAGCCGTGGATGTTCAGACCACGACGCATACCCGGTATTCGGTGGCGATTGAAATGTTTCACGCGGGGCGTTTGGCCGAAAAACCCGGATTACTGGAAGCGGACAGGTATCACGGGGTAATGATCACCAACACGTTACACGAGGACGATGCCTTCCTCGCGCAAGCCAAACTACCCTATCCGGTCGTGGTGCTGGGTCGTAGCATTGCGGGTTACTGCTGTGTGTTGGAGGCGCCCGATTTAGTGGGGCGTCACGCGGTGGAATTGTTGCTGGGCGCGGGCGGTCAGCACCTTACCGTGTTGCGGGGCCGCAGTCTGACGCACACCACCTCCAACCGACTGGCCGCGTTCAAACACACCGCGCGGGAATTGACCGGCCATGAGCCGATTGAGCTCGTCAGTGAGGGACTGCAACCTTCTCAAGGTGCCGCCGCCATCGATGCCCATCTGGCGGGGGGAGGGAAGGTGGACGGGTTGTTTTCGGTCACGGACAGTCTCACCATCGGCGCCTACCAAACCTTGAAACGGCGGGGGTATGCGGTGCCCGACGATGTGGCGGTGGTCGGGGTGGGCGACAACGAATTGGCCGAGTATTTTGATCCGCCTCTCACGACCGTCGCGGGTGCCAACGATGCCATGGTGGCCGAAGCCGTGCCGCTGTTGTTTCGCTATCTGCGTGGCGAAAAAGGGATTCCCCAGGAAGTTTTGACCACGCCACCCGTATTGGTGCGCGCCTCGACGCTGCGGCGGCGGGCCGGGCAATCCGATCGCGGGGAAGGTTAA
- a CDS encoding TonB-dependent siderophore receptor produces MKHPPYSPRRGRSQTVIGCALAFLPCILLGQTAPSSDVIQLDPFEISADTDAGYRPTQTNVLTRTNRELIDLPQSVDVVPAEFLEDTGARMMDEAFVYVANAQVRNSSAGTGPNSILIRGFTNGSSFTDGIDTGSYRRDMFGYERMEVVKGPASAVQGRGTDSGYINFVLKKPFVGRDFTNTSVQLSSGEHDKNGMRATIDHNFAVNADKGIYGRVAASWDNHDHYFDFAEFKTSALYPSLRWVVNEKTDIAVVGEFMDIEAPARAPGHGFAWIPAVYRKEIPVIGDASDPITALNLPSNFNIGGPQRGTDDTVMSLLGIVTHKFTDQIQFRQAISHFEDSKDGEWWDAESNFPTPHTSISDEFKNDPATQYDPNGVYIPVQQGYVHGSSNRLTLQGDLNVEYGSENLNFVTLVGYSYKDRTTYRKDTPGTIPVRYSFIDLKNPENAWVGRSIEPGSVRVSRATDDYYDEFGYYIQQDANLLNNRLLLSGGYRRDTGEGYQRNYLTNTDSAKTKSTVNSWRAAGTFKVNDHFSVYGIVSTQNNPTATTNVWSDLPAGDPRLQERISGTPSTELTEFGFKGYLFENRVTYTASYYDITTTGKFGNDRVDTTSQAPDTLGDPVLSALKKFVTDGDVGSGIELALFGKITEQWDLNVAFGTLKTSQPITGGTRPIRHSPEWNGSVFTRYDFTNANGKGFGVRGGISMIGPFMQQVGGALSRIEMDSSQWRMDLGVDYTINRNNSIDLLVKNVTNEPYIVTRTNPLRDIRLTYKYSF; encoded by the coding sequence ATGAAACACCCCCCATACTCCCCTCGCCGAGGCCGTTCTCAAACGGTCATTGGCTGTGCGCTGGCCTTCCTCCCCTGTATACTTTTAGGCCAAACTGCACCTTCGTCCGACGTCATTCAGTTGGACCCCTTCGAGATTTCAGCGGATACCGATGCCGGTTACCGTCCCACTCAAACCAACGTGCTGACCCGCACCAATCGCGAGCTGATCGATCTGCCTCAATCGGTCGACGTGGTTCCCGCCGAGTTCCTCGAAGACACCGGCGCGCGCATGATGGATGAAGCTTTCGTTTACGTGGCCAATGCCCAAGTGCGGAATTCCTCCGCCGGCACCGGTCCCAATTCGATTCTGATTCGCGGCTTCACCAACGGTTCGTCCTTCACCGATGGCATCGATACCGGCTCCTACCGTCGGGACATGTTCGGCTATGAGCGCATGGAAGTCGTCAAGGGTCCGGCCTCCGCCGTGCAGGGTCGTGGCACCGATTCGGGTTATATCAATTTCGTGCTCAAGAAGCCTTTCGTGGGTCGTGATTTCACCAATACCAGCGTCCAGCTCTCCTCCGGCGAGCACGACAAGAACGGGATGCGGGCGACGATCGATCACAATTTCGCGGTCAACGCCGACAAGGGCATCTACGGTCGGGTGGCCGCTTCTTGGGACAACCACGATCACTATTTCGACTTCGCGGAATTCAAGACGTCCGCGCTCTACCCCTCGCTTCGCTGGGTGGTGAACGAGAAGACGGATATCGCGGTCGTGGGTGAGTTCATGGACATCGAGGCTCCGGCCCGCGCCCCGGGCCATGGTTTCGCTTGGATTCCCGCCGTTTATCGCAAGGAGATTCCGGTCATCGGCGACGCCAGCGATCCGATCACGGCGTTGAACCTGCCTTCCAACTTCAACATTGGCGGACCGCAACGCGGCACGGATGACACCGTCATGTCCTTGCTCGGTATCGTGACCCACAAATTCACGGATCAGATTCAGTTCCGCCAGGCCATCAGCCATTTTGAAGATTCCAAGGACGGCGAATGGTGGGATGCGGAGAGCAATTTCCCGACGCCCCACACCAGCATTTCGGATGAATTCAAAAACGATCCCGCCACGCAGTATGACCCCAACGGCGTCTATATTCCGGTGCAGCAGGGTTACGTCCACGGCTCGTCGAACCGTCTCACCCTGCAGGGTGACCTCAACGTCGAATACGGTTCGGAGAACCTCAATTTCGTCACCCTCGTGGGCTACTCCTACAAGGACCGCACGACCTACCGCAAGGACACGCCCGGCACCATCCCGGTGCGTTATTCCTTCATCGATTTGAAGAACCCCGAAAACGCCTGGGTCGGTCGCAGCATCGAGCCCGGCAGTGTGCGCGTATCCCGCGCCACGGACGACTATTACGACGAGTTCGGTTACTACATCCAACAGGATGCCAACTTGCTGAACAATCGCCTCCTGCTCTCCGGCGGCTACCGTCGCGACACCGGTGAAGGTTACCAACGGAACTACCTCACCAACACGGACTCCGCCAAGACCAAGTCCACCGTCAACTCCTGGCGCGCCGCGGGCACGTTCAAGGTGAACGACCACTTCTCCGTCTACGGCATCGTCAGCACGCAGAACAATCCGACGGCCACCACCAATGTGTGGAGCGACCTGCCGGCCGGTGACCCTCGTCTGCAGGAACGCATCAGCGGCACGCCTTCGACCGAGCTCACCGAATTCGGCTTCAAGGGCTACCTGTTCGAAAACCGGGTCACCTACACGGCCTCGTATTACGACATCACCACCACGGGCAAGTTCGGTAATGACCGCGTCGATACGACTTCCCAGGCGCCTGACACCCTCGGTGATCCGGTGCTGTCCGCCCTCAAGAAATTTGTCACGGACGGCGACGTCGGTTCCGGCATCGAACTCGCGTTGTTTGGCAAAATCACTGAGCAATGGGATCTGAACGTCGCCTTCGGCACGCTGAAAACGTCGCAACCCATCACCGGTGGCACCCGTCCCATTCGTCACAGCCCGGAATGGAATGGCAGCGTCTTCACGCGCTACGATTTCACGAATGCGAATGGCAAAGGCTTCGGGGTGCGCGGCGGTATCAGCATGATCGGTCCGTTCATGCAGCAAGTCGGCGGTGCGCTCAGCCGCATCGAAATGGACTCCAGCCAATGGCGCATGGATCTGGGCGTGGACTACACCATCAACCGCAACAACAGCATCGACCTGTTGGTGAAGAATGTGACCAACGAGCCCTACATCGTGACGCGCACCAATCCGCTGCGCGACATCCGGCTCACCTACAAGTATAGCTTCTAA